The genomic stretch TTCGTTATTTAGCATATTCAATGATTAACTTTCGTGTAACTTTCAACGATTCTTAACTTCTACTCGCTATGAGTTCAATACCAAGTTTTAACTCGCAAACTCCCTCAAAATTGGATAATCTAAAACGGATGCGACTTCCGTCCAAGCTTCTTTGCTATTCTCGTATGAAAGGTCTGGTATGAAGCCGAAGTCAAGATAAACTTTGATTGCTGCCATACGCCCGGTTGACGTGCCGAGAAAACAGCACTCGTGAGACTGTTTAAGACGCTCCATCGCTACAGACATCAGCGGTTTGGAAAGTCCGTTTCCTTGGTAGTCGGGATGGACCGCGACCCAGTGGATCTGTCCCCACACCTCTCCATTCATATCTTGCCACCATGCCGTGGTTGTTCCTATTTCCTCGCCTGCGTCCGTGGTTAGGTAAAAACTTCTATCCTCCATCACTGAGAGATAGTGTCCGAACTCACGATTAAAAAGTCCATCGTCAATGTCAATGTAGGGTTCCGCAGCTTGCAGAATCCGTGTCCAGATATGTCCCTCATCCCGACGATAATTTCGGATTGCAAATCCGTCTGGAATCGGAAATTGCGGGATATTGTCCATGTTCTCACGAATCATTCTAACGCTATAGTTCTTCATATTGGGTGTGGGAGTGCCGAAGATGCAGTTCTGAAAGCCTGTTTTATTGCGCCTAATATAACATACGCTATAGAAAAACGGCAAGGATAAAACGTAATTGCTTTTCTGGCAGGTTGCATGATATGATATATCTATTATGGAAAAATCGCCTGCCCACACCCCAATCTATACCATAGGTTACGGAAGTCGTTCGATTGCGGAACTCATCGAAGTGCTACATCAGCATGAGATCGCTTACCTCATCGATGTCCGTTCTGCCCCCTACTCGCGCTATAAGCCGGAATTCTCGAAAGCACAACTCGCGAAGGAACTCGAACAGCACGACATCCGCTACGTGTTCATGGGAGATACACTCGGCGGTAGACCTGACGATGAAACGTGTTACGTCAACGGGAAACTTGACTATGAAAAGGTCAAGGAGAGGGAGTACTACCAACACGGTATCGAACGCCTGCACACTGCATTCTTGCAGCAATACTCTGTTGCCTTGATGTGCAGTGAAGGGAAGCCGGAGGAGTGTCACAGATGCAAACTCATCGGGGCAACCCTTACAACACAGGAGATACCGGTCATCCATATCGACGAAAATGACGAGCCAGTGTCGCAGGAGCAAGTCATTGAACGTCTGACAGGCGGGCAATTGTCGATGTTCGGGGAAGAGACGTTTCATTCTCGGAAAAAATACACTTAATTCCACTCACTATGAAAATCAAAATTGTCACCATCGGCGTATACGGCTTTGACGAATCCAGTTTTTTTGACGCACTCTGCAAGGCAGAGGTCGATACGTTTTGTGATATTCGCAATCGGCGCGGTCTCCGCGGTGCGACTTATGCATTCGCCAACAGTGCGAGATTGCAAGCGCGTCTGTCAGAATTCGGCATCCGATATATCCATCGAAAAGACCTCGGTCCGACGAAAACCGTTCGAGACAAACAGGCCGCAGCTGATAAAGCAAGCAAAACCGCTAAACGCAAACGCATCAGATTGGGGGAAGCATTTATTGCAGCATATCACACCGAATGCCTTGCCGAATTTGAGCCCCAAGGTCTGCTGGATGAACTGGAATCGGATGCCAAAGTCGTTGCCCTCTTTTGTGTGGAAACCGCACCGGAGGCATGTCACCGCTCATTGGTAGCGGCTAAACTGGCGAAAACACTCGATTTGGAGGTCGAAGACATTTTACCGTGAGAGTCCTCATTGTTGCGAAGACCCGAATGGGAAGCGGCGCGTGCATCGGCGCGATTACAGAAAAAGGGGAAAGCGTTCGGCTCGTTCCGTGCAATGCTGATCCACATGACGGCGCGAATCGGGAATATGAGGTTGGCGATATTTGGGAGATTACGGGTGCGCCTGAAACTTCACTGATTCCACCGCATAACGAAAACTTTGTCGTCCATAAAAAATCGCGCCTTCACACCACAAAAGACATGAAAGATTTGGTGAGTGCTATTGAACTTTTGATGCCACCAAAAACTGGGCATCCACGAGTGCTCTATGAAGGTTTATTGCAAGACACTGAGAGCGGTAGACTTCACATCGTTAAACAAGGCGGCATCCCATTTTACAGTACCACATTTTGGAGGACAGATCAGCCACTAACCCTTGATATAGAGAAGCACAGGCCCCGATATCGCTACCCTACAGAAAATGGCGGATGCACATTTACTTTCGGCGGTTTTCAAGAACCACTTGAGACAATTCCTGCAAACACGCTCCTGCGCGTGTCGTTAGCGCACTGGTGGCGACCAGAAGATAAACCAGAATTAGAAGAACGCTGCTACGCCCAAATTTCTGGCTGGTTTCTTGAAGAGGAAAGACAGGAAGAACGAAAGCCTTCTCGTGAAGAGAAGTTGCCTCCATCCCAAACGCTAACGCAAAATCCCTTAGAAATTCTCAAAAACGTCTTTGGGCATGAAGAGTTTCGTCCATTTCAGGAAGAGATTATTAAGCACATTCTCAAAGGACAGGATGCGTTAGTCGTTCTACCGACAGGCGGTGGAAAGTCGCTCTGTTACCAATTGCCTGCACTCATCTTTGATGGTTTGACTGTTGTTGTTTCTCCTCTAATTTCGCTTATGCAGGACCAGGTGGGACAGTTGAAACAGAGAGGTATTCATGCTGCCTTTCTCAACAGCACCCTCCACTACTCTGAACAGGAAATCATTATGCAGCGTGTCAAACAGGGTGAAGTGAAACTGCTGTACATGGCACCTGAAACATTGGTGAAGCCCGGAACACTATTGAAACTCGATAGATCAAATGTAGCATGTCTCGCGATTGATGAAGCCCACTGTATTTCACAATGGGGACACGATTTTCGTCCAGATTATCGGGAGTTGGTTTCTATTCGCGAGCGATTTCAAAACGCTGTCTGCGTCGCCCTAACAGCGACTGCTACTCCACGGGTTCAAAATGACATTAAAAAATTACTCAAGTTTGGCAACGAAAACCAGTTCATCGCCAGCTTTGATAGAGAAAACCTCTTCATCACCGTTGAGCCAAAAGTTGAATTACTTGAGCAGACATTCGCGTTTCTCAATACGCATCGTGAAGGGTCTGGCATCATTTATTGTCAGACAAAGAAACAGGTTGAATCCCTATGCCGTAATTTAACGGCTCGGCGGATTTCAGCACTCCCTTATCACGCAGATTTGGATGGCGAAACCCGAAAACAGAATCAGGACGCTTTCATTAAGGGTGATATCCGAGTGATAGTCGCCACAATCGCTTTCGGCATGGGTATTGATAAGGCGGAGGTCCGCTTTGTGCTACATGCAGGTTTGCCGAAGGACCCTGAATCTTACTATCAGGAAATCGGTCGTAGTGGCCGGGATAGGCTTCCGGCGGACTGTCTACTTTTGTTCAGTTACAAGGATGCGGATACTATCAACTACTTCATCAATCAAGGCGCGCAATCTGAAAAGCAGGGACGACAGGTACGCTTACAGACGCTTGTTTCATGGTCAACTTCAATAGAATGCCGCCGGAAAGTGTTATTAACCTATTTTGGAGAATCATA from Candidatus Poribacteria bacterium encodes the following:
- a CDS encoding GNAT family N-acetyltransferase, coding for MKNYSVRMIRENMDNIPQFPIPDGFAIRNYRRDEGHIWTRILQAAEPYIDIDDGLFNREFGHYLSVMEDRSFYLTTDAGEEIGTTTAWWQDMNGEVWGQIHWVAVHPDYQGNGLSKPLMSVAMERLKQSHECCFLGTSTGRMAAIKVYLDFGFIPDLSYENSKEAWTEVASVLDYPILREFAS
- a CDS encoding DUF488 domain-containing protein; translation: MEKSPAHTPIYTIGYGSRSIAELIEVLHQHEIAYLIDVRSAPYSRYKPEFSKAQLAKELEQHDIRYVFMGDTLGGRPDDETCYVNGKLDYEKVKEREYYQHGIERLHTAFLQQYSVALMCSEGKPEECHRCKLIGATLTTQEIPVIHIDENDEPVSQEQVIERLTGGQLSMFGEETFHSRKKYT
- a CDS encoding DUF488 domain-containing protein; this translates as MKIKIVTIGVYGFDESSFFDALCKAEVDTFCDIRNRRGLRGATYAFANSARLQARLSEFGIRYIHRKDLGPTKTVRDKQAAADKASKTAKRKRIRLGEAFIAAYHTECLAEFEPQGLLDELESDAKVVALFCVETAPEACHRSLVAAKLAKTLDLEVEDILP
- the recQ gene encoding DNA helicase RecQ, whose translation is MRVLIVAKTRMGSGACIGAITEKGESVRLVPCNADPHDGANREYEVGDIWEITGAPETSLIPPHNENFVVHKKSRLHTTKDMKDLVSAIELLMPPKTGHPRVLYEGLLQDTESGRLHIVKQGGIPFYSTTFWRTDQPLTLDIEKHRPRYRYPTENGGCTFTFGGFQEPLETIPANTLLRVSLAHWWRPEDKPELEERCYAQISGWFLEEERQEERKPSREEKLPPSQTLTQNPLEILKNVFGHEEFRPFQEEIIKHILKGQDALVVLPTGGGKSLCYQLPALIFDGLTVVVSPLISLMQDQVGQLKQRGIHAAFLNSTLHYSEQEIIMQRVKQGEVKLLYMAPETLVKPGTLLKLDRSNVACLAIDEAHCISQWGHDFRPDYRELVSIRERFQNAVCVALTATATPRVQNDIKKLLKFGNENQFIASFDRENLFITVEPKVELLEQTFAFLNTHREGSGIIYCQTKKQVESLCRNLTARRISALPYHADLDGETRKQNQDAFIKGDIRVIVATIAFGMGIDKAEVRFVLHAGLPKDPESYYQEIGRSGRDRLPADCLLLFSYKDADTINYFINQGAQSEKQGRQVRLQTLVSWSTSIECRRKVLLTYFGESYKEQNCGMCDNCCKVKIKRANMTIPAQDFLSSVSQTNGRFGETHIINILLGSKARKVLKNNHALLSTYGIGKEYSKVQWKHLAFQLLQHELLKRDAQYGSLYLTPKGERVLNGEEEFRGISVGSTNSVSENSDAQKAASKKPNTYAQKLFEKLQDKCKTLEKAEQEGIFTNRMLREMATSFPRTREAFAQIRGVSLRKMKKYADDFLG